One window of the Trueperaceae bacterium genome contains the following:
- a CDS encoding branched-chain amino acid ABC transporter permease — MAASALVPRRRPWAPWLVVLGGLGLITWRMLYLHGVNEAFNAAFFAGAVVRSLQLGSLYALIALGYTMVYGIIRLINFAHGEVFMVGAFAAYFLFSRTPFSWPVALLVAAAIAFGVLQFLNFWRGNTRDPIVLAGALVVFAVVAFALASTQLGWFWAMVASMFVTGVLGMTIDRVAYRPLRGAPRNSMLITAIAVSFFLQNFGILAFSNRQTPFRPASFFTGPLQFQVFGEPLFTSWMIVLVPVVTAVLVVALTLFVTRTRLGKAMRATAQDAETARMMGVNVDRVIATTFLLGSMLAAAAGVLWGMTFGSINQPAIFGILPGIKAFAAAVIGGIGSLPGAVVGGVLLGFLENFLTALFPRTEYFSGITEYKDTFAFLAMIVILLVRPSGIVGEDLSEKV; from the coding sequence TTGGCCGCAAGCGCACTAGTACCCAGACGCCGCCCGTGGGCCCCCTGGCTCGTCGTCCTCGGCGGCCTCGGGCTGATCACGTGGCGCATGCTCTATCTTCATGGGGTCAACGAGGCCTTCAACGCGGCTTTCTTCGCCGGGGCCGTCGTCCGCTCCCTACAGCTCGGTAGCCTCTACGCGCTCATCGCGCTTGGCTACACCATGGTCTACGGCATCATCCGACTGATCAACTTCGCCCACGGCGAGGTCTTCATGGTCGGGGCGTTCGCCGCCTATTTCTTGTTCAGCCGCACACCGTTCTCCTGGCCGGTCGCGCTCCTCGTGGCGGCCGCCATCGCGTTCGGGGTCTTGCAGTTCCTCAACTTCTGGCGCGGCAACACCCGCGATCCCATCGTGCTCGCGGGCGCGCTCGTCGTGTTCGCCGTGGTGGCGTTCGCGTTGGCCTCCACGCAGCTCGGCTGGTTCTGGGCCATGGTCGCCTCCATGTTCGTCACGGGGGTGCTCGGCATGACCATCGACCGCGTGGCGTACCGACCCTTGCGCGGCGCCCCGCGCAACTCCATGCTCATCACGGCCATCGCGGTCTCGTTCTTCCTCCAGAACTTCGGCATCCTGGCGTTCTCCAACCGGCAGACGCCCTTCAGGCCCGCCTCGTTCTTCACCGGCCCGCTGCAGTTCCAGGTGTTCGGCGAGCCCCTCTTCACCTCGTGGATGATCGTGCTCGTCCCGGTCGTGACCGCCGTGCTCGTGGTGGCGCTCACCCTGTTCGTCACGCGCACGCGCCTCGGCAAGGCCATGCGCGCCACCGCGCAGGACGCCGAGACGGCCCGCATGATGGGCGTCAACGTCGATCGCGTGATCGCCACGACCTTCCTCCTCGGCTCCATGCTCGCGGCCGCCGCGGGCGTGCTCTGGGGCATGACGTTCGGGAGCATCAACCAGCCCGCCATCTTCGGCATCCTGCCGGGGATCAAGGCGTTCGCGGCCGCCGTCATCGGCGGCATCGGCAGCCTGCCGGGCGCGGTCGTCGGGGGCGTGCTGCTAGGGTTCCTCGAGAACTTCCTCACTGCGCTCTTCCCGCGCACCGAGTACTTCTCCGGCATCACCGAGTACAAGGACACGTTCGCGTTCCTCGCCATGATCGTCATCCTCCTCGTCCGGCCTAGCGGCATCGTGGGCGAGGACCTGTCGGAGAAGGTATGA
- a CDS encoding ABC transporter ATP-binding protein, whose amino-acid sequence MSMLELAGVNKSFGGLQAITDLSFELAEGEIVSVIGPNGAGKTTVFNLITGVYTPDSGDILFEGGSLKGLRPNAIVDRGVARTFQNLRLFTNLTVLENVLIPQHHKLRSTWVSSVLRTPGYLAQERRMHEVALEKLSFFGPRLMGFRLHQSVEVLSYANRRRTEMARAMATGAKLLLLDEPSAGMNPKETREITEIIRRMRDEGGYTILLVEHKMNLVKDISDRVIVLDYGRKLAEGAYADVVNDPAVIEAYLGKRSDKTSAVARARAADGLVADEPGSASDGEARS is encoded by the coding sequence ATGAGTATGCTCGAGCTGGCCGGCGTCAACAAGTCGTTCGGCGGGCTCCAGGCCATAACGGACCTGTCGTTCGAGCTCGCCGAGGGCGAGATCGTCAGCGTCATCGGGCCGAACGGGGCGGGGAAGACGACCGTCTTCAATCTCATCACCGGCGTGTACACGCCGGACTCTGGCGACATCCTCTTCGAGGGCGGCAGCCTGAAGGGCCTGCGCCCGAACGCGATCGTCGACCGCGGCGTGGCGCGGACGTTCCAGAACCTGCGGCTCTTCACCAACCTGACCGTGCTCGAGAACGTGCTCATCCCTCAGCACCACAAGCTGCGCTCGACCTGGGTCTCGTCGGTGCTCAGGACCCCCGGTTACCTCGCACAGGAGCGCCGCATGCACGAGGTGGCGCTGGAGAAGCTCTCCTTCTTCGGCCCGCGCTTGATGGGCTTCCGGCTGCACCAGAGCGTCGAGGTCCTCTCCTACGCCAACCGCCGTCGCACGGAGATGGCGCGCGCGATGGCGACGGGCGCCAAGCTCCTCCTCCTCGACGAGCCGAGCGCAGGCATGAACCCGAAGGAGACGCGCGAGATCACGGAGATCATCCGGCGAATGCGCGACGAGGGCGGTTACACGATCCTCCTGGTGGAGCACAAGATGAACCTCGTCAAGGACATCAGCGACCGCGTGATAGTCCTCGACTACGGCCGCAAGCTGGCGGAAGGAGCCTACGCCGACGTCGTCAACGACCCGGCCGTCATCGAGGCGTACCTCGGCAAGCGCTCCGACAAGACGAGCGCGGTGGCCAGGGCGCGGGCGGCCGACGGGCTCGTCGCCGACGAGCCTGGCTCCGCTTCCGATGGCGAGGCGCGCTCATGA
- a CDS encoding branched-chain amino acid ABC transporter permease — translation MSAGPDRAGGNGAGARAYRPHYLAHRVRNSLLTLAGLAVLLVVLLLVDGGASVKLKQVFALFAIWGIATVSLNLVNGVTGILSLGHHGFMLIGGYVTGLLVLPAATRDNLARSARSELSDFAMGLSVENWFRALGLDSLTTPETLWARFLVAVLIGGLMAALFGVVVGFPSLRLRGDYLAIVTFAFGEAVRLLASTPMMSSFTNGALGFAGVPSDIGKSVWWTFGFLAITVFVMARLKYSSYGRALQGIREDEIASEAMGVNTAYHKVLAFAISAFFAGVAGGLWVSWVGTARLDLFLFFLTFYFLVAISVGGTGSITGVLLGTALVVWVRQYGDPLEQTYPLSTWAVAAGLVLLAVAALALVLRRVRRIKPSLGPVVYVPSALGAAAVLVGLLGKGMPVLQATWQGFGMRAITLALLLMAIMILRPVGIMGRREFSWAWLFRERLDEPTEEERAQDAWLSNPALSGRAGAAREDDGVDA, via the coding sequence ATGAGCGCCGGACCCGACCGCGCGGGTGGGAACGGCGCGGGCGCTCGCGCCTACCGGCCCCATTACCTTGCGCACCGGGTGCGCAACTCGCTCCTGACGCTGGCGGGGCTGGCCGTCCTGCTCGTCGTGCTGCTGCTGGTGGACGGCGGCGCCAGCGTGAAGCTCAAACAGGTCTTCGCGCTCTTCGCCATCTGGGGCATCGCCACCGTGAGCCTCAACCTCGTCAACGGCGTCACGGGCATCCTGTCCCTCGGTCACCACGGCTTCATGCTCATCGGCGGTTACGTCACCGGCCTACTCGTCCTTCCGGCCGCCACGCGCGACAACCTGGCTCGCAGCGCACGCAGCGAGCTCTCGGACTTCGCGATGGGCCTGTCGGTCGAGAACTGGTTCCGCGCCCTCGGGCTCGACTCGCTCACCACCCCCGAGACGCTCTGGGCGCGCTTCCTCGTGGCCGTCCTCATCGGCGGCCTCATGGCCGCGCTGTTCGGGGTCGTCGTCGGGTTCCCGTCGCTGCGCCTGCGAGGCGACTACTTGGCCATAGTCACGTTCGCGTTCGGCGAGGCCGTCCGGCTCCTCGCCTCGACGCCCATGATGTCGTCGTTCACGAACGGGGCTCTCGGCTTCGCGGGCGTGCCTTCCGACATCGGCAAGAGCGTCTGGTGGACGTTCGGCTTCCTGGCCATCACCGTCTTCGTCATGGCGCGCCTCAAGTACTCGTCGTACGGGCGCGCGCTCCAGGGCATCAGGGAGGACGAGATCGCGAGCGAGGCGATGGGCGTCAACACCGCTTACCACAAGGTGCTCGCCTTCGCCATCTCGGCGTTCTTCGCCGGCGTGGCGGGCGGCCTCTGGGTCAGTTGGGTCGGCACGGCGCGCCTCGACCTCTTCCTCTTCTTCCTGACCTTCTACTTCCTCGTCGCCATCAGCGTCGGTGGGACGGGCTCCATCACGGGTGTGCTCCTGGGCACGGCGCTCGTCGTGTGGGTGAGGCAGTACGGCGACCCGCTCGAGCAGACGTACCCGCTCTCCACCTGGGCCGTAGCCGCAGGGCTCGTGCTCCTCGCGGTAGCGGCCTTGGCGCTCGTGCTCCGGCGCGTCAGGCGGATCAAGCCGAGCCTCGGACCGGTCGTCTACGTGCCGTCCGCCTTGGGAGCGGCCGCCGTGCTCGTCGGGCTCCTCGGCAAGGGGATGCCCGTCCTGCAGGCGACGTGGCAGGGCTTCGGCATGCGGGCCATAACGCTCGCGCTGCTGCTCATGGCGATCATGATCTTGCGCCCGGTCGGCATCATGGGAAGACGCGAGTTCTCGTGGGCATGGCTGTTCAGGGAGCGGCTGGACGAGCCCACCGAGGAGGAGCGCGCCCAGGACGCCTGGCTGTCCAACCCAGCGCTGAGCGGTCGTGCCGGTGCCGCGCGCGAGGACGACGGGGTGGACGCATGA
- a CDS encoding ABC transporter substrate-binding protein, producing MRRIAVTLALALALGGLALAQGTIKIGVFLELSGRMAVTGNDTLYGVRVANEQQPTVNGATVELSICDNASTPEGSVACANRFVDEGVVAVIGSYSSSHSIPAAGVLQPAGVVMVSTGSTNPATTQVGDYIFRIPYTDQFQGAVAAQYARNDAGAASVAIFRQQDDDYSVGLSGFFKDAYEALGGRTTVLDYTANTVDFSAQINNLRSFNPDFIYYTGFCAEAASLVPQLRQQGFTQSILGGDASDDTQCPDGGGAAFDGFTFTSFGEPEVLTGAAAERAAEFRTAFEKSYTLDHFTGFTLSGADAYKVLVQAITDAGSTDRAAIRDALASLKDFPGVSGDITYVGTDGTPANRVMGLYAYQFSGDSWTKAVLKGISLE from the coding sequence TGGCCGTCACGGGTAACGACACGCTCTACGGCGTGCGCGTCGCGAACGAGCAGCAGCCGACCGTCAACGGCGCGACCGTCGAGCTGTCCATCTGCGACAACGCTTCCACGCCGGAAGGCTCGGTGGCGTGCGCCAACCGGTTCGTGGACGAGGGGGTCGTGGCCGTCATCGGGTCGTACTCCTCCAGCCACTCCATCCCGGCGGCCGGCGTGTTGCAGCCTGCCGGTGTCGTCATGGTCTCGACCGGCTCGACCAACCCCGCCACCACGCAGGTCGGCGACTACATCTTCCGCATCCCGTACACCGACCAGTTCCAGGGCGCCGTGGCGGCGCAGTACGCGCGTAACGACGCCGGTGCTGCGAGCGTCGCGATCTTCCGCCAGCAGGACGACGACTACTCCGTCGGTCTCTCCGGCTTCTTCAAGGACGCCTACGAGGCCTTGGGCGGCAGGACCACCGTCCTCGACTACACGGCGAACACGGTCGACTTCTCGGCTCAGATCAACAACCTGCGCTCCTTCAACCCCGACTTCATCTACTACACGGGCTTCTGCGCCGAGGCCGCCTCGCTCGTCCCGCAGCTCCGCCAGCAGGGCTTCACGCAGTCCATCCTCGGCGGCGACGCCTCCGACGACACGCAGTGCCCCGATGGCGGCGGCGCGGCGTTCGACGGCTTCACCTTCACGTCCTTCGGCGAGCCGGAAGTCCTCACTGGGGCCGCCGCCGAGCGCGCGGCCGAGTTCCGCACGGCGTTCGAGAAGAGCTACACGCTCGATCACTTCACGGGCTTCACCCTCTCCGGTGCCGACGCCTACAAGGTGCTCGTCCAGGCCATCACCGACGCCGGCAGCACCGACCGCGCCGCCATCCGCGACGCGCTGGCGAGCCTCAAGGACTTCCCCGGCGTCTCCGGCGACATCACGTACGTCGGCACCGACGGCACGCCGGCCAACCGCGTCATGGGTCTCTACGCCTACCAGTTCTCCGGCGACTCCTGGACCAAGGCCGTCCTGAAGGGCATCTCGCTCGAGTAA